ATAACCTCAACTCATATGGATATTAGGGAAGAAGGGAAGGTCACGCCAATGAATGAATTATTAGTGCTGCGACTAAAAATGGCGTCAATGCATTGATGTCACTCGTAAATATCTCTTCACTTCGTTTGTTTTCAGAAAATAATTGCTTGActattttttagtgttttcaGGAATTTCtcgataaattaaaaatgaattaaaaaatatatatttgataactAATACAAAATGATTCTTTaaatctacttatatattaagttatgcaaaaacttattttattattttagaattatttataaaaattttctcCTAAGAGCCTATATAATACAATAGCCAATAATTAAGATCTTTTAATTAATAAGGCTCGAATCATAAATCAATTCATATACAAAATGCatattgttttcaatttaaattattaaatattaactttatgacttttttcttatataaagtTAATCCTCcttgtttttaattaatgtataatttcCAACTCTTTTGTATATATGTGAGATAAAGTTAGGAATATCatttttcagttatttttaacatgattaTATGGAGTAAAAGAGtcttaacaaatatttcaaattcaattaatgctttttttttttatttaatattgaaaaacatGAATAACCAaggtataataatttaatgattagttatatatttgatataaagTGTTGAGTGACGTAAACTTATCTTCTTTAGAAGtagtatatattttagaaaatgtaGATGGGGATGAAAACGGTAAGAATTTCCGTGAATAAGAACATATATAAATGATGATGCCATAGAGAGCTACAAAGAAGAGCGGCTTAACAAGTATTACCTAGTTTATGTGAACACAACACCTATTATAATCTATGGCAATGGGAATAATGGTAGTTTACAAAGTGCTTCGTACAAAATCACGTTTGCGTTGCATTATTGCACTTTCAATAATTCATTCTCCACTTATAATAAAGTTCAATTGTCACCATTACAAGCAGTTTGAAAAGCACTTCCACTCATTCCAAAAATTGAAGTTAttacttaaattaatttcatgcAGTTTGGAAAGTAGTCATGTGCTGATGTTTTTAGCTGAATTCGACATATTGGCTACATTCAGTTAATTTTGGACATGGTAGAGGTACAACTGCCATAGGTGCTTCGggaatcaatttattttatattataaataacttatataataacaaagtatttttttatatagtttaaaatttgtcgtttaaatatataaaatgtgttCTTGTTTATAAGTGAATTGAAATATACGATGAAacgtataataataataataatcataataattataataatataaatattagtacaaaaattatattttatgacgtacataattttgtatgttataatagGTTTACACATTTTATGACGAGTAAAAATTTATCTCATGATAATatgaacatattatgatagcAATTTCTAACAAAAAGCATGTAGATTCCAACAAAAAGCATGGATGAAGCTATAATCCTCTTGTTAAGTGATGCTAATTTTTATTCCAAACACGTGAAACTGATCCATTTTAACATCCGAATTCaacttaaacaataaataaattgaagtttATCGACACACGATATCAACACGCTATTACGATTTATATGTGTGGCAcgataaaactaattttgtattttggttttggaaacatgttttgagaaaaaaaaatataaatttcttttttcatctctGAAACAGtactttttacaaaaaaagtgtactttattttgattttttgcTAATAGCaaattcttaaattatatatttgaaaaacatcCGGGCCTGGTCACTGCAACCCCCTTTGTGAGGAGGCACTCCTTCTCCCGAAGTTATGGTGTTATTTTGCTGAGTTCCTTTTAGAGAGAGTTGTCTCGCGCCTCTAGGTATTCTTTACCTACCCACCTGTGTCTGTTTCGGGTACAGGTACCCATTTGTTGAAGGTCGTTCGAGCTTTTCTTGGGAGTATGGCATGGATTACTTCAGCGTTGTAGCGCCTGGTACTCAAACTTTGGCTTGAGGCATTTTTTCTACCCCTTATTATCCTGAAAAAGCAGGGGCACCATGCNTCCTTGAACCGATAACCATCTTTCGGCTAACCTAGCCTCCTCTGTCCCTCGGGACCAACAAAGGGTAGTACAAGAATATTCACTTGTTGTCCATCGACTACGCCTTTCGGCCTGATCTTAGGTCTTGACTCACACTCCGGGTTGGACGAACCTTGCGGAGGAACTCTTAGGTTTTCGAGGCATTGGATTCTCACCAACGTTTGCGTTACTCAAGCCGACATTCTCGCTTCCGCTTCTTGCTCGCGCGGGTCCTTCCCTTAAGGCGGAACGCTCCCCTACCGATTCATTTTGACATTCCACAACTTCGGCAGATCGCTTAGCCTCATTCATCTTCGGCGCAAGAGTGCTCCATCAGCACTCTTTCAAGGGTGGCTGCTTCTAGGCAAACCTCCTAGTTGTCTCTGCACCCCTACCTCATAAACAAACATAAACCAAGACTACTATGATGGGCTATCACGAGGTGATGGCCATTGTGCTTTGCAAGCCCAAAAATGTTCGGCTGGAAGCACCAATTACATTTGGGCTCCTACTATTTGCACTGCATTTTTCCAACAAAACATTtacttaattcttttatttataataacatttttatcattattcactctctctttttgtagaataaaaaatcagaaatatgtGTATCTATAAAAGTCCGACCTATCTTGATCAAGTAACTTAATGAATTTGtatgtttttcattattactaatggatttattcattttaatctgACCTATCTtactgaaaaataattttgatcttacggagaaaataatatattttcttattattaatcGACTTgtctttttaccaaattcttatctaaataaatttattttatgtctttttatcTCTACTGAAGAAAGTCTTTTTTCTATCTCATTTAATGCGTTCAGACAGGTCACATCTAAAATGAGTGGATGGGTTTAGAAAGACTGTTTTAGTTTAAATAGTATATTAAagatccagaaaaaaaaaaaaacaactttataaTTCAGAATAATGAAAGTAGTTTGACACTGACCCACAAATTTACACCCacctaaaatttaataatatattaatattttacattaaaatataaaaaagttcaattaaaatattaatatttagagTTATGATgcggttgtttttttttttttaattaaaagatgtGAAGATAAGATCGGATTACGGTGAAAATTTTAGAGGAACGATTGGATGAATTTAAAGAGATGAAGAATACATTTTGGGATTATTTAGATAAAGATATTTGAAGAATGGACGAAAGAATTTGTTAGAGTTTGTGAATAACATGATAGATATAAtagatattattaatttattttttgtagaatttgtaagaataaattttaaatgatatttctttaacatatttaaaaattttcttaccCAAACCCTACTCTAAAACCAAGATGTTTGGCCCTCAAACGTTGACGTTGACCCTGACAAAATAAATCATCACAAATGCAAAAgtcttgttttgatttttcaatGACGTTTCTGTGTACATAATAACTATCAATTTTTCACACAAAAATATAGCTAAAACTTTTAAACATATAGACAAGTTTGAAAGTTCAAACAGCTACTAGTTTTTTAatggaaaaatgatattttaacactatttttttgacattattttgacattatacacgtgtcaagatgtgattagacaattttaaattaaaaaaaattgagacagaggtatatttggaagagaaaaaccaaagtttattttttaatttgaaatcgtccaaccacattttgacacgtgtgcagtgtcaaaatggtgtcaaaaaatggtgttaaaattttattttcctttttaaatagTGATAGATTCATGTTACttgattatataaattgatcaccatcagattttcaaatactctcgaaataaaatttaaatttttagttcagtttaaaaaattagagaagTCTCCCTGCAAAGTAAATTTCGTGGAAAATAGCTGCATAAAACTTTTGAAGATGGAATTGGTCAAACCAAACAAGAACAACCTGTGCCTAAGAATGCTTCATATTTTCTTATGTCAGTCCCACGTGGTGAAATGTAGCCATCATGTTTGTCGTTATTATATAATGGTGGAAATGAAAAAGCGATTGCACGCGCTTATCCAAACCCAGAGACCTTGACCCGTATTTTACACTATAATCAAACGAATCGACCCAACTCTATAATATCTGCTCCTTCATCCCAAACCACTGTTAATTTCCTGCTACGGCATTATGTATGGAGCAGGTTCAGATCCAACGAAGCCAACGGCGACGGGTTTCCCCGTTAGTTACAGCACTTCAACGACATACACCACCAACGACTCTTCTTCCTACGCGCCGCCGGCACCTCCTCAGCCCAAACCTATCGTTGAATGGTCCACCGGCCTCTGCGATTGCTTTTCCGATTGTGGAAACTGTAACTTTCACAACCTTCACTCACTTCTGCTATTCACTACCTATATCATTGATTTGCTGCAATTGGATTGGTTGCTTTGTGAAATTTACGGTAAATTATTTGTTTCAGGTTGCTTAACGTGGTGGTGTCCTTGTATTACCTTTGGACGGATTGCGGAAATCGTTGACAGGGGATCATCATGTAAGAAACTGTTTATGTTTAGATTACATCTCACACCAATTAAGTTCAATACAATCTATGTCCCGGTGAGTGATTGTTTGATCTGTGATTTGTTGTAGCGTGTGGTTCGAGTGGGGCTCTGTATACGCTTGTTTGCTGTGTGACGTGTTGTGCTTGCATATACTCGTGCTTCTACCGATCCAAGATGAGAAGACAGCATGGTTTAAAGGGAAATGGCTGTACGGATTGCTTGATTCATTGCTGCTGCGAGCCCTGCGCTCTCTGTCAAGAGTATCGTGAGCTTGAAAACCGTGGCTTTGACATGATTATTGGTATCTAGcgatcaattttcttttcaattattgGCTTGTTCTTCGCACAAGGAACTTtcctttttgtttaatttgtttctgtttaaaCTTGGTATGTTTAGGGTGGCATGGAAATGTAGAGCAACGAAGTCGGGGAGTGGCCATGACTGCTGTAACAGCTCCATCAGTGGAACAGAGCATGAACCGCTGAAGTGATCCTAGTATGTTAAACCTCAAGAATAATGTTTCTAGTTGTTGTAACTGATGTCATAGTACCTTGTAGCatcttatatgtttttttcccCTCTTTCTGTCTGAACATGCTCCCAGAATCTAAGACTCACTCTCTCTATTCAGTTACTAAACCAAATACaatgtattaaataattatcctgttcttggactcatgattttggCAAGTAAACGATATTTACTGATCTGATACATTAAATCTTTGCAATAAACTCGTTTTCAAGGTTTCTGTTTTGtctttagtaataaaataaactatttatgCATTGATTAGTTGATTCagaatattttagtttaaataattcTTTACCAAGCTTTTTCTCAATTTAGTTTCCTTAACGTAACCTTTTTCTCAAGCAAGCAAAACAAGacctttaaaacttaaatttcgTTCATTCTTTCTTGGAAACTGGTGTGATGTTATGTAGCCATCATCATTTTCTCTGATAGTAACGTTGTTATTAATGATgttggaaataaaaaacaagttgCAATGCCATAGCTGGCACTTATTCGGAACAGTTGGCTTGCATTTaatgatggaaaaaaaattttaacaacatttttttaacaatttttttataatacatacgtgacagtttgtgattagtctggtttaaatattttttaaacataaattcaaatagatcaataaaatgatgacacgtgtttcattgtaaaaaaattgtcaaaaagtgttgttaaaatattttaatgatatatagTTGACGTGAAAATGCTCCTCCTCATTATGCGTTTATATCAGacattcattcatccaaaaATTTACGCAAGTTCAGAACAGAGGAAGAAAGCAATGAATCTAAATGAGGACAGAAGCATGAATCTCTGCCCACTAAGATTATGATTCTCAGAATGTAATTTAGAAGTCCATGTATTTAAGAAATTCTGTAAGTGATTACAAAAACCACTCTGGGCCTACTTTACTTGAGTTAGACCTAAAGGACAATCATGTTTccttttaacatatataaatggTTCCTCACCTTTAGAAGAGAATTGTCAGAGTTCCACAATAAGCATGCAGGACAAAATACATAAGATactcacaatatttttttatttattttaaaataaatattaattttctttaatttttttgtaaatgaTTATAAGTTTTGTTATTAACATGGGATAAAGatgtataaaaaatgaaagttgttaaaaagtagtgtttgattaaaaaagaaaaagattatatttttacttttaattaaaaggtaactgtattttattttatttttatttttaaaaagtataaaatcagtAAAAAATCCCTGAATCTCTTTTTTCAATCTACTTCTCTATTCAAATTGAAAAGTAGATATAGAGTATatgattttatgttaatttttttttaaaaaaaatctgctTTTCAAACCATGAAtacttattttgaaatgttCTCGTTACAATTCATTCTTatctaaataaacaaaaacatacGAGGAAGccattttattagaaatataaattaggaaacaaaattatttatatgtaacaattataatttacattttatcaCACTAAATTAAAGTCAAGTTTTAAATGTagg
This genomic stretch from Vigna radiata var. radiata cultivar VC1973A chromosome 7, Vradiata_ver6, whole genome shotgun sequence harbors:
- the LOC106767176 gene encoding protein PLANT CADMIUM RESISTANCE 2; this translates as MYGAGSDPTKPTATGFPVSYSTSTTYTTNDSSSYAPPAPPQPKPIVEWSTGLCDCFSDCGNCCLTWWCPCITFGRIAEIVDRGSSSCGSSGALYTLVCCVTCCACIYSCFYRSKMRRQHGLKGNGCTDCLIHCCCEPCALCQEYRELENRGFDMIIGWHGNVEQRSRGVAMTAVTAPSVEQSMNR